Proteins encoded within one genomic window of Jiangella mangrovi:
- a CDS encoding M48 family metalloprotease translates to MAGAGFPPDTRLTYRIAETWLLVLLLAFGYAALLGLLLQWLVGWPWWVALAAPLLGGAVVYAIEGGAVLPRKLVVADADPAAVDDRRLFAVVDRLCALAALDRPRLKVIDATWPNALAFRLPGRKPTIAVTRGLLEQSDEPRLDAVLAHELAHIAHRDAAAMTVAMALSTSLALAPMALLAPLMALEVPLCRAARWCGRPWKPATEDDDFPMPPVRTDAPAVSLLAVPVLGLVRVSNFMLLAGLGVVLLPPMLLLALPAAGIIARLGRYRELAADRGAAVLTGRPAALAAALTALDADGPAIPAKDLRELRAMSSMTIVALPADDAGAGTGWFSRLIDKLMASHPPLAARLEPLAALSRDLGNEP, encoded by the coding sequence ATGGCCGGCGCCGGCTTCCCGCCGGACACCAGGCTGACGTACCGCATCGCGGAGACGTGGCTGCTGGTGCTGCTGCTTGCGTTCGGGTACGCGGCGCTGCTCGGGCTGCTGCTGCAGTGGCTCGTCGGCTGGCCGTGGTGGGTGGCACTGGCCGCCCCGCTGCTGGGCGGCGCCGTCGTCTACGCCATCGAGGGCGGCGCGGTGCTGCCGCGCAAGCTGGTGGTGGCCGACGCGGACCCCGCCGCCGTCGACGACCGCCGCCTGTTCGCCGTCGTCGACCGGCTGTGCGCGCTGGCCGCGCTGGACCGGCCTCGGTTGAAGGTCATCGATGCGACCTGGCCCAACGCGCTCGCCTTCCGGTTGCCCGGCCGCAAGCCGACCATCGCCGTCACGCGCGGGCTGCTCGAGCAGAGCGACGAACCGCGGCTGGACGCCGTCCTGGCGCACGAGCTCGCCCACATCGCCCACCGCGACGCCGCCGCCATGACCGTCGCGATGGCGCTGTCGACGTCGCTGGCGCTGGCCCCGATGGCGCTGCTCGCGCCGCTGATGGCGCTCGAGGTCCCGCTCTGCCGGGCAGCGCGCTGGTGCGGGCGGCCGTGGAAGCCCGCCACCGAGGACGACGACTTCCCGATGCCGCCCGTACGCACCGACGCGCCGGCGGTGTCGCTGCTGGCCGTGCCGGTCCTGGGGTTGGTCCGGGTGTCGAACTTCATGCTGCTGGCGGGGCTCGGCGTCGTGCTGCTGCCGCCGATGCTGTTGCTGGCGTTGCCGGCGGCCGGGATCATCGCCCGGCTGGGCCGGTACCGCGAACTGGCCGCCGACCGCGGCGCGGCTGTCCTGACCGGCCGCCCGGCAGCACTGGCCGCCGCCCTGACGGCCCTGGATGCCGACGGCCCGGCGATCCCGGCGAAGGACCTGCGCGAGCTGCGGGCGATGTCCTCGATGACGATCGTCGCGCTCCCGGCGGACGACGCGGGCGCTGGGACCGGCTGGTTCTCGCGGCTCATCGACAAGTTGATGGCGTCGCACCCGCCGCTCGCCGCCCGGCTCGAGCCCCTGGCGGCTCTGTCCCGCGACCTGGGGAACGAGCCATGA
- a CDS encoding DUF5937 family protein — MALTVDLSVDELAGTRFAVSPLSETVAALQQLAGQDRQAVHRRWLTWAQGELAREPLVLPLTWPLLFGDARGWPEFLVPAPAGPGGTIDDDLAALRRTPAASVRANLRRRFGDTAPSAAVADLAADPERGLRELAAELRDAHDRLVGPHWPRIRAVLAADIAHRARRLANGGAAALFAGLHPDLSWQDGRLELGGDRWRQDSTVDRGPGGLVLMPVVLGSAYVLIKRRTSSQTTVRYPARGVGELWSALFGRRPVGATVRLLGRARAELLSTLRSPASTTDLARALGVTPSAVGQHLRVLRENGLVEGERLGRAVLYRTTALGVALQDGMVHEVGGGPLAPVADAGRGAAPVESSAWP; from the coding sequence GTGGCGCTGACGGTGGACCTGAGCGTGGACGAGCTGGCCGGCACCCGGTTCGCCGTCTCGCCGCTGTCCGAGACGGTCGCCGCGCTGCAGCAGCTGGCCGGGCAGGACCGCCAAGCCGTCCATCGGCGCTGGCTCACCTGGGCCCAGGGCGAGCTGGCCCGCGAGCCGCTCGTGCTGCCGCTCACATGGCCGCTGCTGTTCGGCGACGCGCGCGGCTGGCCGGAGTTCCTCGTCCCGGCGCCGGCCGGCCCCGGCGGCACCATCGACGACGACCTCGCGGCGCTGCGGCGCACCCCGGCCGCGAGCGTGCGCGCCAACCTGCGGCGCCGGTTCGGCGACACCGCACCGTCCGCCGCCGTCGCCGACCTCGCCGCCGACCCGGAGCGCGGCCTGCGCGAGCTGGCCGCCGAGCTGCGCGACGCCCACGACCGCCTGGTCGGGCCGCACTGGCCGCGCATCCGCGCCGTCCTCGCCGCCGACATCGCCCACCGGGCCCGGCGGCTGGCCAACGGGGGAGCGGCGGCCCTCTTCGCCGGCCTGCACCCGGACCTGAGCTGGCAGGACGGCCGGCTGGAGCTGGGCGGCGACCGCTGGCGTCAGGACAGCACCGTCGACCGCGGACCGGGCGGGCTGGTGCTGATGCCGGTGGTGCTGGGGTCGGCGTACGTGCTGATCAAACGGCGGACGTCGAGCCAGACGACGGTGCGCTATCCGGCCCGCGGCGTCGGGGAGCTGTGGAGCGCGCTGTTCGGGCGGCGGCCCGTGGGCGCGACCGTACGGCTGCTCGGCCGGGCCCGCGCGGAGCTGCTCTCCACCCTGCGCTCGCCGGCGTCGACCACCGACCTCGCCCGCGCGCTCGGCGTCACGCCCAGCGCCGTCGGCCAGCACCTGCGCGTGCTGCGCGAGAACGGCCTGGTCGAGGGCGAGCGGCTCGGGCGGGCGGTGCTCTATCGCACGACGGCGTTGGGCGTCGCCCTGCAGGACGGAATGGTGCACGAGGTCGGCGGCGGACCGTTGGCACCAGTTGCCGACGCAGGGCGCGGCGCGGCGCCGGTTGAATCGTCCGCATGGCCATGA
- a CDS encoding CaiB/BaiF CoA transferase family protein, translating into MSDTQEFADAGPLAGYVVVDLSRALAGPHAGMMLGDLGARVIKVEAPGHGDESRTWGPPFLGPDDQPVSSYFLSANRNKESVTADLKSAEGKELLTRLVERADVLVENFRTGVLDRLGFGVSRLHELNPRLVVLSITGFGPDGPEAGRAGYDQIAQGEAGIMSLTGEPGRPAKVGVPIGDLLAGMYGVSGLLAALLERERTGRGRVVRVSLLSALVGVHAFQGTRWTAAGEVPHAIGNHHPSIAPYGLFNAADGALQVAVGNDASWRAFAGVVGLDAAEPRFATNRLRVQHREELVAVIEKAFAAHPRDHWLALLDAAGIASGKVRTLDEVYEWEQTRSQGLLVDVEHPLLGRVSLPGPAIRFDGAAPKQHASPPLLGEHDESVRAWLSSDD; encoded by the coding sequence ATGTCCGACACCCAGGAGTTCGCCGATGCCGGACCGTTGGCCGGCTACGTCGTCGTCGACCTGAGCCGGGCGCTCGCCGGGCCGCACGCCGGCATGATGCTCGGCGACCTCGGTGCGCGCGTCATCAAGGTCGAGGCGCCCGGCCACGGCGACGAGTCGCGCACCTGGGGCCCGCCGTTCCTCGGCCCCGACGACCAGCCGGTGTCGTCGTACTTCCTGTCGGCCAACCGCAACAAGGAGTCCGTCACCGCCGACCTCAAGTCCGCCGAGGGCAAGGAGCTGCTCACCCGGCTGGTCGAGCGGGCCGACGTCCTCGTCGAGAACTTCCGCACCGGCGTGCTCGACCGCCTCGGCTTCGGTGTCTCGCGGCTGCACGAGCTCAATCCGCGGCTCGTCGTCCTGTCGATCACGGGGTTCGGGCCCGACGGTCCCGAGGCCGGCCGGGCCGGCTACGACCAGATCGCCCAGGGCGAGGCCGGCATCATGAGCCTCACCGGCGAGCCGGGCCGGCCGGCGAAGGTCGGCGTGCCCATCGGCGACCTGCTCGCCGGCATGTACGGCGTGTCCGGGCTGCTCGCGGCGCTGCTCGAGCGCGAGCGCACGGGGCGAGGGCGCGTCGTGCGAGTGTCGCTGCTGTCGGCCCTGGTCGGGGTGCACGCGTTCCAGGGCACCCGGTGGACCGCGGCCGGCGAGGTGCCGCACGCCATCGGCAACCACCACCCGTCCATCGCGCCGTACGGCCTGTTCAACGCCGCCGACGGGGCCCTGCAGGTCGCCGTCGGCAACGACGCCTCGTGGCGCGCGTTCGCCGGTGTGGTGGGGTTGGATGCGGCCGAGCCGCGGTTCGCCACCAACCGGCTGCGCGTCCAGCACCGCGAAGAGCTCGTCGCCGTCATCGAGAAGGCGTTCGCCGCCCACCCGCGCGACCACTGGCTGGCGCTACTGGACGCGGCCGGGATCGCGAGCGGCAAGGTGCGGACGTTGGACGAGGTGTACGAGTGGGAGCAGACCCGCTCACAGGGCCTCCTCGTCGACGTCGAGCACCCGCTGCTGGGGAGGGTGTCGCTGCCCGGGCCGGCGATCCGCTTCGACGGCGCGGCGCCCAAGCAGCACGCGTCGCCGCCTCTGCTCGGCGAACACGACGAGTCCGTCCGCGCCTGGCTGTCCTCGGACGACTAG
- a CDS encoding carbonic anhydrase, producing MINGGRLTRRDALGMLGLLALSTTVPASCSRGDVSPAAVTQAPVPTPVPTPLPTGVPTGPDGAWALLAAGNERFATGTPQHPHEDTAYRESLVAGQHPIACVLSCADSRVAPELVFDQGLGDLFTVRSAGEVLDDAVVGSIEYAVEHVAVPLIVVLGHAGCGAVQATVDVVRGGPAPDGSIAALVQAIEPAVRGVPATGADDAAYLADCVAAQARHAASALTTASPIVHEAVAAGRTAVVAGVYDLESGRVSQL from the coding sequence ATGATCAACGGCGGCCGGCTGACCCGGCGCGACGCCCTCGGCATGCTCGGCCTGCTGGCCCTGTCGACGACGGTGCCGGCCTCCTGTTCGCGGGGGGACGTGTCGCCGGCGGCCGTCACCCAGGCGCCCGTCCCCACGCCCGTCCCCACGCCCCTCCCCACCGGCGTCCCCACCGGTCCCGACGGCGCCTGGGCCCTGCTGGCCGCCGGCAACGAGCGGTTCGCGACGGGGACCCCGCAGCACCCGCACGAGGACACCGCCTACCGCGAGTCGCTGGTCGCCGGACAGCACCCCATCGCCTGCGTGCTCAGCTGTGCGGACTCGCGGGTCGCGCCGGAGCTCGTGTTCGACCAGGGCCTCGGCGACCTGTTCACCGTCCGGTCCGCCGGCGAGGTCCTCGACGACGCCGTCGTCGGCAGCATCGAATACGCCGTCGAGCACGTCGCCGTCCCGCTGATCGTCGTGCTCGGGCACGCCGGCTGCGGCGCGGTGCAGGCGACCGTCGACGTCGTTCGCGGCGGCCCGGCGCCCGACGGCTCCATCGCGGCCCTCGTGCAGGCCATCGAGCCGGCCGTCCGCGGCGTGCCGGCGACCGGCGCCGACGACGCCGCCTACCTGGCCGACTGCGTGGCCGCCCAGGCCCGGCACGCCGCCTCGGCGCTCACCACCGCCTCGCCGATCGTGCACGAGGCGGTCGCGGCCGGGCGCACCGCGGTCGTCGCCGGCGTCTACGACCTCGAGTCCGGCCGCGTCAGCCAGCTCTGA
- a CDS encoding hydantoinase/oxoprolinase family protein: protein MAMIRIGIDTGGTFTDVVAVDEETGRQASTKTPSTPADPAEGFMAGIHKILPLIGARPGDVAAVVHGTTVATNRLLEGKVDHLGFITTEGYAHLLEIARQSVPDGYGNSYFWVKPPRIVPADLVRTVGGRLAHDGTELRPFDQDDAVAAARFFRDRGITTIGVCFLHSYADPEHELRMRDVLAREHPDAVVSISAEVLREYREYERSVTTLVDAAVKPSIARYVATIASRLTELRPSDGDAVPFYVMKSNGGVLSADEVVRQPISTVLSGPAAGALGAAVVAQAAGFDSVLTLDGGGTSTDVAVVVDGHPALTTEGTVGAYPSKIPMIDVVTVGAGGGSVAWLSPEGTLKVGPRSAGADPGPLCYGAGGTEPTVTDAHVLLGRIPPHLLGGEIPLDVAAAREGIAALAASLGLTAERCAEGILEISAWNQANALRQVTVTRGLDVRDFHLVSFGGSGSLLACRLADVLGLAGVLVPPNPGNLSAYGLLTVDVRNDYVRTAVARHAVLDPDAVGKTFDDLRAEASAALEREGFAAGERRFLRTADLRYFGQAYEVRVDVPDGPVTTALADAVADAFHAAHRRLYGYDFAHDARQEVEWVNLRVTGVGPIARPAVPTVPAGSGALPRTTRRVDFGEGWADTPVYDRAALGAGDAVAGPAVVEEFGSTVPVHPGFRAVVDGHGNLLITREVAP from the coding sequence ATGGCCATGATCCGCATCGGCATCGACACCGGCGGCACCTTCACCGACGTCGTCGCCGTCGACGAGGAGACCGGCCGGCAGGCGAGCACGAAGACGCCGTCGACGCCGGCCGATCCCGCCGAGGGGTTCATGGCCGGCATCCACAAGATCCTGCCCCTCATCGGCGCACGCCCGGGCGACGTCGCCGCCGTCGTGCACGGCACCACCGTCGCGACCAACCGGCTGCTCGAGGGGAAGGTCGACCACCTCGGGTTCATCACCACCGAGGGCTACGCGCACCTGCTCGAGATCGCCCGGCAGTCCGTGCCCGACGGTTACGGCAACAGCTACTTCTGGGTGAAGCCGCCGCGCATCGTCCCCGCGGACCTCGTCCGCACCGTCGGCGGCCGGCTCGCCCACGACGGCACCGAGCTGCGCCCGTTCGACCAGGACGACGCCGTCGCCGCGGCCCGGTTCTTCCGCGACCGCGGCATCACCACCATCGGCGTCTGCTTCCTGCACTCCTACGCCGACCCGGAGCACGAGCTGCGCATGCGCGACGTCCTCGCACGCGAGCACCCGGACGCCGTCGTGTCGATCTCGGCCGAGGTGCTGCGCGAGTACCGCGAGTACGAGCGCAGCGTGACGACGCTGGTCGACGCCGCCGTGAAGCCGAGCATCGCGCGCTACGTCGCGACGATCGCGTCCCGTCTGACCGAGCTCCGGCCGAGCGACGGCGACGCCGTCCCGTTCTACGTCATGAAGTCCAACGGCGGCGTGCTGTCGGCCGACGAGGTGGTGCGGCAGCCGATCTCGACGGTGCTGTCCGGGCCGGCCGCCGGCGCACTGGGGGCGGCCGTCGTCGCGCAGGCGGCCGGCTTCGACAGCGTCCTCACGCTCGACGGCGGCGGCACCTCGACCGACGTCGCCGTGGTCGTCGACGGGCACCCGGCGCTGACGACCGAGGGCACCGTCGGCGCCTACCCGAGCAAGATCCCCATGATCGACGTCGTCACCGTCGGCGCCGGCGGCGGGTCGGTCGCCTGGCTCAGCCCCGAGGGGACGCTCAAGGTCGGCCCGCGATCGGCCGGCGCCGACCCGGGCCCGCTCTGCTACGGCGCCGGCGGCACCGAGCCGACCGTCACCGACGCGCACGTGCTGCTCGGGCGCATTCCGCCACACCTGCTCGGCGGCGAGATCCCGCTGGACGTGGCGGCGGCGCGCGAGGGCATCGCGGCGCTGGCGGCGTCGCTGGGTCTGACCGCCGAGCGCTGCGCCGAGGGCATCCTCGAGATCTCCGCGTGGAACCAGGCGAACGCGCTGCGCCAGGTCACGGTCACGCGCGGGCTCGACGTCCGCGACTTCCACCTGGTCAGCTTCGGCGGCTCCGGGTCGCTGCTGGCCTGCCGGCTGGCCGACGTCCTGGGCCTGGCCGGCGTGCTGGTGCCGCCCAACCCGGGCAACCTGTCGGCGTACGGGCTGCTGACGGTCGACGTGCGCAACGACTACGTGCGGACGGCGGTCGCCCGGCACGCCGTCCTCGACCCGGACGCCGTCGGCAAGACCTTCGACGACCTGCGCGCCGAGGCGTCCGCGGCGCTCGAGCGCGAGGGGTTCGCGGCGGGGGAGCGGCGGTTCCTGCGCACCGCCGACCTGCGCTACTTCGGCCAGGCCTACGAGGTGCGGGTCGACGTCCCCGACGGCCCGGTCACGACGGCGCTCGCCGACGCCGTCGCCGACGCGTTCCATGCCGCCCACCGCCGGCTCTACGGCTACGACTTCGCCCACGACGCGCGGCAGGAGGTCGAGTGGGTGAACCTGCGGGTCACCGGCGTCGGCCCGATCGCCCGCCCGGCGGTGCCGACGGTGCCCGCGGGGTCCGGGGCGCTGCCGCGGACGACGCGGCGGGTCGACTTCGGCGAGGGCTGGGCCGACACCCCCGTCTACGACCGCGCCGCGCTGGGCGCCGGTGACGCCGTTGCCGGCCCCGCCGTCGTCGAGGAGTTCGGCTCCACCGTCCCGGTCCACCCGGGCTTCCGCGCCGTCGTCGACGGCCACGGCAACCTGCTGATCACTCGCGAGGTGGCGCCATGA
- a CDS encoding carbamate kinase, with protein MRVLIALGGNAMTSADGRARPGDQIVAVTVAMEPVADLVAAGYDVVLTHGNGPQVGNLLVKNELAAAVVPPVPLDWCGAQTQGTIGFIVIDALERALAARGVRRRVAAVVTRTLVDAADPGFARPTKPIGRYLPRDEAAVLIDHGETWEDRGARGWRRVVASPEPLEVLDAPAAAALLAAGFVVVANGGGGIPVVREADGEVRGVEAVVDKDLGAALLGRALGADVLVIATDVDGAVLGFGTPKARPLTTVDVPTLRGYAAEGHFASGSMGPKVEAACRFVEQGGRRAVITTLGRIADAVVAEAGSDSAGTTVLPADITREVAGHA; from the coding sequence GTGCGGGTGCTGATCGCTCTGGGTGGCAACGCCATGACGTCGGCCGACGGGCGGGCGCGGCCGGGTGACCAGATCGTCGCGGTCACCGTCGCCATGGAGCCGGTCGCCGACCTCGTCGCCGCCGGTTACGACGTCGTGCTGACCCACGGCAACGGGCCGCAGGTGGGGAACCTGCTGGTCAAGAACGAGCTCGCGGCCGCCGTCGTGCCGCCGGTGCCGCTGGACTGGTGCGGCGCGCAGACCCAGGGGACCATCGGGTTCATCGTCATCGACGCGCTGGAGCGGGCGCTGGCCGCGCGCGGCGTGCGCCGCAGGGTTGCCGCCGTCGTCACCCGGACCCTCGTCGACGCCGCCGACCCGGGGTTCGCGCGGCCGACGAAGCCGATCGGGCGGTACCTGCCGCGCGACGAGGCGGCGGTGCTGATCGACCACGGCGAGACCTGGGAGGACCGCGGCGCGCGCGGCTGGCGGCGGGTCGTCGCCAGTCCGGAGCCGCTGGAGGTGCTGGACGCCCCGGCTGCCGCCGCGCTGCTGGCCGCCGGGTTCGTCGTCGTCGCCAACGGGGGCGGCGGCATTCCCGTCGTCCGGGAGGCCGACGGCGAGGTCCGCGGGGTCGAGGCCGTCGTCGACAAGGACCTGGGCGCGGCACTGCTCGGCCGGGCGCTCGGCGCCGACGTGCTGGTCATCGCGACCGACGTCGACGGCGCCGTACTCGGCTTCGGCACCCCGAAGGCCCGGCCGCTGACCACCGTCGACGTCCCCACCCTGCGCGGGTACGCCGCCGAGGGGCACTTCGCGTCCGGAAGCATGGGCCCCAAGGTCGAGGCGGCCTGCCGGTTCGTCGAGCAGGGCGGCCGGCGCGCCGTCATCACCACGCTGGGCCGCATCGCCGACGCCGTCGTCGCCGAGGCCGGCAGCGACAGCGCGGGCACGACCGTACTGCCAGCAGACATCACACGAGAGGTGGCCGGGCATGCCTGA
- a CDS encoding MHYT domain-containing protein, with product MITGAASLAAGIWTLHFIAMLGFRVAGSPVRYNVSLTLISLVVAFLVVGLGVLMVGYGTNRNRSLAFGGLATGVGVAAMHYTGMASVQINGSTHYRVELVVASLAIAVAAATAALWLAFNIRSFGGAIIAALVMGVAVSSMHYTGMAAVSADLAPDPLPVAGATAMEFLVPLSIGLGALLLAGFTVIAVSPVELGPRDDDDDDEPGAEQRENLFAPPTREVRAMRERAAARPPAPPTPLRRAEHARPLPTRTPARDEEQAKNDPPVVQSWLTRPDSRS from the coding sequence TTGATCACCGGGGCCGCGTCGCTGGCCGCCGGGATCTGGACATTGCACTTCATCGCAATGCTCGGCTTCCGCGTCGCCGGCAGCCCGGTGCGCTACAACGTATCGCTCACCTTGATCAGTCTGGTCGTCGCTTTCCTCGTCGTCGGTCTCGGCGTCCTGATGGTCGGTTACGGCACCAACCGCAACCGCTCGCTGGCGTTCGGCGGACTGGCGACCGGGGTCGGCGTCGCCGCCATGCACTACACCGGCATGGCCTCGGTGCAGATCAACGGGAGCACCCACTACCGCGTCGAGCTGGTGGTGGCGTCGCTGGCCATCGCCGTCGCCGCGGCGACCGCGGCGCTGTGGCTGGCGTTCAACATCCGCAGCTTCGGTGGCGCGATCATCGCCGCGCTGGTCATGGGCGTCGCCGTGAGCAGCATGCACTACACCGGCATGGCGGCGGTCTCCGCGGACCTCGCGCCGGACCCGCTTCCGGTCGCCGGCGCGACGGCCATGGAGTTCCTGGTGCCGCTGTCGATCGGGCTCGGGGCGCTGCTGCTGGCCGGGTTCACCGTCATCGCCGTCTCGCCGGTCGAGCTCGGACCGCGCGACGACGATGACGACGACGAGCCGGGCGCCGAGCAGCGCGAGAACCTGTTCGCGCCGCCGACGCGGGAGGTGCGGGCCATGCGCGAGCGCGCGGCCGCCCGCCCGCCTGCGCCGCCCACGCCGCTGCGCCGCGCCGAGCACGCCCGGCCGCTGCCGACGCGGACGCCGGCCCGTGACGAGGAGCAGGCGAAGAACGACCCGCCGGTGGTTCAGAGCTGGCTGACGCGGCCGGACTCGAGGTCGTAG
- a CDS encoding hydantoinase B/oxoprolinase family protein, producing MTVDPILVEIVEGYLTSVEKEVETAIGRTSRSPMIRDAHDYRAGIHDRRLRKLTGRSYSALVNPVVRDYPIETMRPGDVFFHNDVYLSEGGIGHLPDLCVTAPVFHEGEVVAFVQAFGHHDDIGGTVPGSMPSHATSVFEEGLMVPPIRLWDQGVPNEAALKIMTRNSRMPESLAADLDAECAACLMGARRLAELFGRYGRSEVEACFDAILDKTTETFRREILAKIPAGSYVWEDYAEHDGVDEPRLHTQRITLTKIDDDGGRLVIDFTGTGPQARGPINHCGDYADGAFLKKWLAPILRNLADSPERMAELEVNEGVVPLIEMRFPPPGTLLTPVFPAPTNARTFVILRLLGVLAGVLAKAVDGRMPADQETIRYTGVYGDDLDGRPYLMREVLGGGSGGRYYADGEDTIHVVPDSRNLPTEFSEARFPFVVERLGLAADSGGPGRFRGGLGYEKHIRMLRDAHFMSIADRSILSCWGVRGGRAGRPFSVTIDPGGPGERTVDALADAEPVRAGEAIRIRTTGGGGWGDPLDRPVEDVLRDVRWRKVSPDGARSDYGVVVRGPLDDPVADEGATAALRADLRAARPADEPFFDRGPGYARLSGGAAAAPVDHL from the coding sequence ATGACCGTGGACCCGATCCTGGTCGAGATCGTCGAGGGCTACCTGACGTCGGTCGAGAAGGAGGTCGAGACCGCCATCGGGCGTACGTCGCGCTCGCCGATGATCCGCGACGCGCACGACTACCGCGCCGGCATCCACGACCGGAGGCTGCGCAAGCTGACCGGCCGGTCGTACTCGGCGCTGGTGAACCCCGTCGTCCGCGACTACCCGATCGAGACCATGCGGCCGGGGGACGTGTTCTTCCACAACGACGTCTACCTCTCCGAGGGCGGCATCGGGCACCTGCCGGACCTCTGTGTGACCGCGCCCGTCTTCCACGAGGGCGAGGTCGTCGCGTTCGTCCAGGCGTTCGGGCACCACGACGACATCGGCGGCACCGTCCCCGGCTCGATGCCCTCGCACGCCACCAGTGTGTTCGAGGAGGGCCTGATGGTCCCGCCGATCCGGCTGTGGGACCAGGGCGTGCCGAACGAGGCCGCGCTGAAGATCATGACCCGCAACTCGCGGATGCCGGAGTCGCTGGCCGCCGACCTCGACGCCGAGTGCGCGGCCTGCCTCATGGGCGCGCGGCGGCTGGCCGAGCTGTTCGGTCGCTACGGCCGCTCCGAGGTCGAGGCGTGCTTCGACGCGATCCTCGACAAGACGACCGAGACCTTCCGCCGCGAGATCCTGGCGAAGATCCCGGCCGGCAGCTACGTGTGGGAGGACTACGCCGAGCACGACGGCGTCGACGAGCCTCGCCTCCATACCCAGCGGATCACCCTGACGAAGATCGACGACGACGGTGGCCGCCTGGTCATCGACTTCACCGGTACGGGACCGCAGGCCAGGGGGCCGATCAACCACTGCGGCGACTACGCCGACGGCGCGTTCCTGAAGAAGTGGCTGGCGCCGATCCTGCGCAACCTGGCCGACTCGCCGGAGCGGATGGCCGAGCTCGAGGTCAACGAGGGCGTCGTGCCGCTCATCGAGATGCGCTTCCCGCCGCCCGGCACGCTGCTGACGCCGGTCTTCCCGGCGCCGACGAACGCGCGGACGTTCGTGATCCTGCGGCTGCTCGGCGTGCTGGCCGGCGTGCTGGCGAAGGCCGTCGACGGGCGGATGCCGGCGGACCAGGAGACCATCCGCTATACCGGCGTCTACGGCGACGACCTGGACGGCCGGCCGTACCTCATGCGCGAGGTGCTGGGCGGCGGGTCGGGCGGGCGCTACTACGCCGACGGCGAGGACACCATCCACGTCGTGCCGGACTCCCGGAACCTGCCGACGGAGTTCAGCGAGGCGCGCTTCCCGTTCGTCGTCGAGCGGCTGGGGCTGGCCGCCGACTCCGGCGGGCCGGGCCGGTTCCGCGGCGGCCTGGGCTACGAGAAGCACATCCGCATGCTCCGCGACGCGCACTTCATGTCGATCGCCGACCGCTCGATCCTGTCCTGCTGGGGCGTGCGCGGCGGGCGGGCCGGGCGGCCGTTCTCGGTGACCATCGACCCGGGCGGCCCGGGGGAGCGGACGGTCGACGCCCTCGCCGACGCCGAGCCGGTGCGGGCCGGCGAGGCGATCCGGATCCGGACCACGGGCGGGGGCGGCTGGGGCGACCCGCTGGACCGCCCGGTCGAGGACGTCCTGCGCGACGTGCGCTGGCGGAAGGTGTCGCCCGACGGTGCCCGCTCGGACTACGGCGTCGTCGTGCGCGGGCCGCTCGACGACCCCGTCGCCGACGAGGGCGCGACGGCGGCGCTGCGGGCGGACCTGCGCGCCGCACGGCCCGCTGACGAGCCGTTCTTCGACCGTGGCCCGGGGTACGCCCGGCTCTCCGGCGGCGCCGCAGCGGCCCCCGTCGACCATCTGTGA